One window of Quercus robur chromosome 5, dhQueRobu3.1, whole genome shotgun sequence genomic DNA carries:
- the LOC126724806 gene encoding 17.4 kDa class III heat shock protein: protein MSRAGINGDLVNHLFNFPESFEKLMFPSQEHESNENKGVLSIPVDILDTPKEYIFFMDVPGLSKSDIQVMVEDENTLVIRSGGKRKREDGEEEGCKYLRLERRAPKKLLRKFRLPENANVSAITAKCENGVLTVVVEKLPPPPKSKTVEVAIS, encoded by the exons ATGAGCCGTGCTGGGATCAATGGGGACTTGGTGAACCACCTATTCAATTTCCCGGAGAGCTTTGAGAAATTGATGTTTCCTTCGCAGGAACACGAGTCCAATGAGAACAAGGGTGTGTTGAGCATTCCAGTTGACATTTTGGACACTCCTAAGGAGTACATTTTCTTCATGGACGTGCCTGGTCTGTCCAAGTCTGATATTCAG GTGATGGTTGAAGATGAGAACACTCTCGTGATCAGGAGCGGTGGAAAGCGAAAACGtgaagatggagaagaagaaggttgCAAGTACCTCAGGCTTGAGAGAAGGGCACCAAAAAAGCTTCTGAGAAAGTTCAGATTGCCCGAAAATGCTAATGTGTCAGCCATTACAGCCAAATGCGAAAATGGGGTTTTGACTGTGGTTGTTGAGAAGCTTCCTCCACCACCCAAGTCCAAAACTGTTGAAGTTGccatttcctaa